The Kozakia baliensis genome includes a region encoding these proteins:
- a CDS encoding aromatic ring-hydroxylating oxygenase subunit alpha — protein MKTVTTIAASPSTNDKSDLRRIDINPDFWYPLAWSHDLKRGKTIGRRFGKQPIALVRPLEGTVFALEDRCAHRQVPLSKGRVEGEAVQCCYHGWAYGRSGRCIDVPYLGKGKLPNGVRTYPCIESGGLIFIFPGDPAKAKTTPLPELAQVDNPAFKTRRFSPEVKCHYTFMHENLMDMNHQFLHRRQMGQIRARFLGQDEGENFIEARYSFARSGNQQPLAERLIFGKHHDDPNRVQPVEEVVTIRTTYPYQSLHIHDKDGDLIMQLFAVYVPNSADGKSSQNFGLLSVLRPKTPFLIDLIWPALGIFTHRIFEEDREIMEMEQQAWNELGGDRNVEVFPVVRKLRALLARCGVPAGGGTDSSGPITVHQKATDEVLEGREVLSEA, from the coding sequence ATGAAGACCGTGACGACAATCGCTGCCTCCCCTTCAACGAACGACAAATCCGACCTACGTCGCATCGATATCAATCCTGATTTCTGGTACCCGCTCGCATGGTCGCACGATCTCAAGCGCGGCAAGACGATCGGCCGCCGTTTCGGCAAACAACCTATTGCGTTGGTGCGCCCATTGGAGGGCACCGTGTTCGCGTTGGAGGATCGTTGCGCGCATCGGCAGGTGCCTCTCAGCAAAGGGCGTGTCGAGGGCGAGGCCGTGCAATGTTGTTATCATGGCTGGGCTTACGGTCGTTCGGGACGGTGTATCGATGTCCCTTATCTCGGCAAGGGCAAGCTACCGAACGGCGTTCGCACATATCCTTGCATCGAAAGCGGCGGGCTAATTTTCATTTTTCCTGGCGATCCCGCCAAGGCGAAGACGACACCTCTGCCGGAACTGGCGCAAGTCGATAATCCGGCATTCAAAACGCGGCGTTTCAGCCCTGAAGTCAAATGCCACTACACGTTCATGCACGAAAATCTGATGGACATGAACCATCAGTTCCTGCACCGGCGGCAGATGGGCCAAATTCGCGCACGTTTTCTTGGTCAGGATGAAGGCGAAAACTTCATCGAAGCGCGTTATAGTTTTGCCCGTAGCGGCAACCAGCAACCCTTGGCCGAGCGGCTGATTTTCGGCAAACATCATGATGACCCCAACCGCGTGCAACCGGTTGAGGAAGTCGTGACCATCCGCACGACCTATCCATATCAAAGCCTGCATATCCACGATAAAGATGGCGATTTGATCATGCAGCTTTTCGCCGTTTATGTGCCGAATAGCGCCGATGGAAAAAGCAGCCAGAATTTCGGACTGCTTTCGGTATTGCGTCCTAAAACGCCCTTCCTGATCGATTTGATCTGGCCGGCGCTGGGCATATTCACGCATCGCATCTTCGAAGAAGACCGCGAAATCATGGAGATGGAGCAGCAGGCCTGGAACGAACTGGGCGGTGACAGGAATGTCGAGGTCTTTCCCGTCGTTCGCAAACTGCGCGCTCTGCTGGCACGTTGTGGCGTGCCAGCAGGCGGCGGGACTGATTCAAGCGGCCCGATTACGGTCCATCAGAAGGCCACTGACGAAGTTCTTGAAGGGCGCGAGGTTCTCAGCGAAGCGTAG
- a CDS encoding DUF3772 domain-containing protein, protein MSAREGNRMLGRFLLIWSFLGLMFLSAVPSFAAPSDGTSAQTAKPAPGAAEPGATSSEGIGWNSISANVNRQLASIQTTLKRIFNQLNRTDVPIGTDALVHMGQQAENALNNAQSLQTQIASYQSIYESYVDVIGAKPVEGESPNIAAQRKRLQTGLQDIKSARTQSKLYELQAKQLQADIQRRNVRMHQALLSEQLESPLTPGFWHNLISDYPDDRQVFARPSDDGYTGPLYRWPYFLIALGGTLAVLVLAGRPSLSLLRRVQVSIMRRFGHRQEADTSSISFLPVALNGFVCAVMSVIVWELLAHILGFASDEGNAFISGLAGALPICGFIIGAGLPILSHATAADGLTPDAPRALRGADWSLALIVLFQNILLLLSKENTFGLTSQRFLEGIYAIVVSTIFAMVCRRLSHDSEAQHIRLAPPVRGVSFLVMIVAWGAVALGYFSFAFTMVSWFVSLGVGLAILGLLALCLRELTTRLLAPGTLLAARLAPLGVGSNRVAQLGVLISGAGNLILMVVLVAIAMSDGNFDIATIADRLRTLFVGQSINGVHFSLGTVVTCIFILIAAYYGIRQVRRWLEHKLFPTTRLDIGAQSSILNVITYVAWIAIFLLTLSEAGLTMKNLTWVVSALSVGIGFGLQSIVQNFVSGIILIAERPIRVGDMVQIGGTTGDVKRISVRSTEIGLGDGSTMIVPNSQFITSPVRNATLSGALSAVSVSVTISPRADAMSAQQLLMKMMEERSDILKSPGPGVAISAITDTGVTLALSAKVPSARDVGGVTNAMMEDAYRTLREADIPLGKPA, encoded by the coding sequence ATGAGCGCGCGCGAAGGAAACCGAATGCTTGGGCGGTTTTTACTAATCTGGTCTTTTCTCGGCCTGATGTTTCTCTCCGCCGTGCCAAGCTTCGCCGCACCATCCGACGGCACTTCGGCTCAAACGGCTAAGCCTGCTCCAGGCGCAGCGGAGCCGGGAGCCACTTCTTCCGAAGGGATTGGCTGGAATAGTATTTCCGCCAACGTGAACCGACAGCTTGCCTCTATACAGACAACGCTGAAGCGCATCTTCAACCAGCTTAACCGAACGGACGTTCCGATCGGTACGGATGCGCTGGTTCATATGGGCCAGCAGGCTGAGAACGCTCTGAACAATGCGCAGAGTCTCCAAACGCAGATCGCATCGTATCAGTCGATTTACGAAAGCTATGTCGACGTTATCGGCGCGAAACCGGTAGAGGGCGAAAGCCCGAACATCGCGGCACAACGCAAACGTTTGCAAACTGGGCTTCAGGATATCAAATCAGCGCGGACGCAAAGCAAGCTGTATGAACTGCAAGCCAAACAACTGCAGGCGGATATCCAGCGCCGCAATGTGCGCATGCATCAAGCACTTTTATCCGAACAACTTGAATCGCCCCTCACGCCAGGTTTCTGGCACAATCTGATCAGCGACTATCCCGATGATCGCCAGGTTTTCGCTCGGCCTTCCGACGATGGCTATACAGGTCCGCTTTACCGATGGCCGTATTTTCTTATCGCCTTAGGCGGCACACTCGCCGTGTTGGTTCTCGCGGGCCGTCCATCTCTTTCGCTCCTGCGGCGCGTTCAAGTCTCCATTATGCGTCGTTTCGGGCATCGCCAGGAGGCGGACACAAGTAGCATATCCTTTCTCCCGGTTGCTCTGAACGGCTTCGTCTGCGCGGTTATGTCCGTCATCGTCTGGGAGTTGCTGGCGCATATTCTCGGTTTCGCTTCGGATGAAGGAAACGCCTTCATCTCCGGTTTGGCCGGAGCGTTGCCAATTTGCGGCTTCATCATCGGTGCTGGCTTGCCTATCCTCAGCCACGCCACGGCTGCGGATGGACTGACGCCCGATGCTCCGCGCGCTTTGAGAGGCGCTGATTGGAGTCTGGCTCTGATCGTTTTGTTCCAGAATATTCTGCTTTTGTTGAGCAAAGAAAATACCTTCGGCTTGACCAGCCAGCGGTTTCTGGAAGGAATATACGCCATCGTCGTCTCGACGATATTCGCGATGGTGTGCCGTCGATTGAGCCATGACTCGGAAGCGCAGCATATCCGGCTTGCTCCCCCAGTGCGTGGCGTGTCGTTCCTGGTCATGATCGTAGCGTGGGGTGCCGTGGCGCTCGGCTATTTCTCCTTCGCCTTCACGATGGTGTCCTGGTTCGTTTCGCTTGGCGTGGGACTTGCGATTTTAGGCCTACTGGCACTTTGCTTGCGCGAACTCACTACGCGCTTGCTGGCGCCGGGAACATTGCTGGCCGCACGCCTTGCGCCGCTTGGGGTCGGTTCCAACCGCGTTGCACAATTGGGTGTGCTGATCTCAGGCGCTGGAAATCTGATATTGATGGTCGTGCTCGTGGCCATCGCCATGTCCGACGGTAATTTCGATATCGCTACCATTGCGGACCGTCTACGCACGCTTTTCGTCGGGCAGAGCATCAACGGCGTTCACTTTTCATTGGGAACGGTCGTCACCTGCATTTTTATCCTGATCGCTGCTTATTACGGCATCCGTCAGGTTCGTCGCTGGTTGGAGCATAAGCTCTTCCCGACGACCCGACTGGATATCGGCGCGCAGAGTTCGATCCTAAATGTCATCACTTATGTGGCGTGGATCGCCATCTTCCTGCTGACATTGTCGGAAGCTGGGTTGACGATGAAGAACCTAACCTGGGTGGTGAGCGCGCTTTCTGTCGGTATCGGTTTCGGCCTGCAATCTATCGTGCAGAATTTCGTCTCGGGCATCATTCTGATTGCCGAACGCCCGATCCGCGTGGGCGATATGGTGCAGATCGGTGGCACAACAGGTGACGTAAAACGCATCAGCGTGCGCTCGACCGAAATCGGGCTGGGAGATGGTTCGACGATGATCGTGCCGAACTCGCAATTTATCACCTCTCCGGTCCGCAACGCGACACTGAGCGGCGCTTTGAGTGCGGTATCGGTCAGCGTTACGATATCGCCGCGGGCGGACGCCATGAGCGCTCAGCAGTTGCTGATGAAAATGATGGAGGAGCGTAGCGATATTCTGAAAAGCCCCGGCCCTGGCGTCGCCATTTCGGCCATCACCGATACGGGCGTCACTTTGGCGCTTTCCGCTAAGGTTCCCTCGGCACGCGATGTGGGTGGCGTGACGAACGCCATGATGGAAGATGCCTATCGGACACTGCGCGAGGCGGATATTCCGCTGGGAAAACCAGCATGA
- a CDS encoding quinone-dependent dihydroorotate dehydrogenase, producing MTVPLLAPIATSLLQRFEPETAHEIAIQSLTLGLGAAAPRDVPALSVRTLGMRFPNPIGLAAGFDKDARAVRALTRLGFGFVECGTVTPRPQPGNPTPRLFRLPEDGAIINRMGFNGCGIDLFCKRLARLHRPFPDGRPRGTQAPIGANLGINKVGAEPLKDYPELVARVSPYVNYITINLSSPNTPGLRDLQSATTLRDILAAIATRNPSRPPLLVKLAPDLDHAAVPDIVAAAIEGGANGLILTNTTISRPADLRSPYASESGGLSGRPVAALSKALLERVAPLADNRLTLISCGGIETGRDIVERLRAGADLVQIYTSFVLQGPGIIARLKKELLTAMREDGFESVQDIKLGRKV from the coding sequence ATGACCGTGCCTCTCCTTGCGCCGATCGCTACGTCGCTTCTGCAACGCTTCGAACCGGAGACAGCGCATGAAATCGCGATCCAAAGCCTCACGCTAGGCCTGGGTGCCGCCGCACCGCGAGATGTTCCCGCGTTGAGCGTGCGCACCTTGGGTATGCGCTTTCCCAATCCGATCGGCCTTGCGGCAGGCTTCGATAAAGACGCACGCGCCGTTCGGGCATTGACGCGACTTGGCTTCGGCTTCGTGGAGTGCGGCACCGTGACGCCGCGCCCACAGCCCGGCAATCCGACGCCACGCCTTTTTCGCCTCCCCGAGGATGGTGCGATCATCAACCGCATGGGCTTCAATGGCTGCGGAATCGATTTATTCTGCAAACGCCTCGCCCGGCTGCACCGCCCCTTCCCCGATGGTCGCCCGCGCGGCACGCAGGCGCCGATCGGGGCCAATCTTGGCATCAACAAGGTCGGCGCTGAACCGCTGAAGGATTATCCCGAACTTGTTGCGCGCGTGTCGCCTTATGTGAATTACATTACCATCAACCTTTCTTCGCCGAATACGCCGGGGTTGCGCGACCTGCAAAGCGCTACGACATTGCGCGATATTCTGGCTGCCATCGCCACGCGCAATCCATCTCGGCCGCCCCTACTGGTCAAACTCGCGCCCGATCTGGATCATGCCGCTGTTCCCGACATCGTCGCGGCGGCCATCGAAGGTGGCGCGAATGGGCTGATTTTGACCAACACGACCATTTCACGCCCTGCCGATCTGCGCTCACCTTATGCAAGCGAAAGCGGTGGTTTGTCCGGTCGTCCCGTTGCGGCGCTGTCGAAAGCATTGCTGGAACGCGTCGCCCCGCTTGCCGATAATCGCCTGACCCTGATCTCCTGCGGCGGCATCGAAACGGGACGCGATATTGTCGAGCGCCTGCGTGCCGGAGCGGATCTGGTTCAAATCTACACGTCTTTCGTTCTACAAGGGCCGGGTATTATCGCTCGCCTGAAAAAAGAATTGTTGACCGCCATGCGGGAGGATGGGTTCGAAAGCGTGCAAGATATTAAACTGGGGCGAAAAGTCTGA
- the thiC gene encoding phosphomethylpyrimidine synthase ThiC: MDDLSPQIANQTPHRDRPPAYGQVTTGPIEGSHKIWSSPPDRSDIRVPFREIPLDPSANEPPVRVYDTSGPYTDPTVQIDVEHGLPSVRSSWLAKRGFSQVADVRAVKPEDNGFAGEKQLVASCPAPHEVLSGGKAKLVTQYEFARAGIITEEMIYVAHRENLGRAEMVEGAQARRADGEDFGAEIPAFITPEFVRSEIAAGRAIIPANINHPELEPVIIGRNFLVKINANIGNSAVTSSAAEEVEKLVWSIRWGADTVMDLSTGRNIHNIRDWILRNSPVPIGTVPLYQALEKVGGVAEKLTWGIFRDTLIEQAEQGVDYFTIHAGVRLQHVPLTAHRTTGIVSRGGSIMAAWCLHHHRESFLYEHFEEICDIMRTYDISFSLGDGLRPGSIADANDAAQFAELETLGELTKVAWAKGCQVMIEGPGHVPMHKIKINMTKQLSECGEAPFYTLGPLTTDIAPGYDHITSGIGAAMIGWYGCAMLCYVTPKEHLGLPDRSDVKVGVITYKIAAHAADLAKGHPAAQIRDDAISRARFEFRWQDQFNLALDPDTARSFHDETLPKEAHKTAHFCSMCGPKFCSMKISHDIRRDAERQSGMEQMKEAFRDGGNKLYVPEVEMRTKEKI, translated from the coding sequence ATGGACGACTTATCGCCGCAGATCGCCAACCAGACTCCGCATCGCGACCGTCCCCCGGCTTACGGCCAGGTGACGACCGGCCCGATCGAAGGCTCGCATAAAATCTGGTCCTCCCCGCCGGACCGTAGCGATATCCGCGTGCCTTTCCGCGAAATTCCGCTCGACCCGAGCGCGAATGAGCCGCCCGTGCGCGTCTATGACACTTCTGGCCCCTATACCGACCCGACCGTGCAGATCGACGTCGAACATGGCTTGCCTAGCGTGCGTAGTTCCTGGCTCGCCAAGCGTGGCTTCTCGCAGGTCGCCGATGTGCGTGCCGTGAAGCCGGAAGATAATGGTTTTGCTGGAGAGAAGCAGCTTGTTGCTTCGTGTCCTGCACCGCATGAAGTGTTGAGCGGCGGCAAGGCCAAGCTGGTCACGCAATATGAATTCGCCCGCGCTGGCATCATCACCGAAGAGATGATCTACGTCGCTCATCGCGAAAATCTCGGTCGCGCCGAAATGGTCGAAGGTGCGCAAGCCCGTCGTGCTGACGGCGAAGATTTCGGTGCTGAAATCCCGGCCTTCATCACGCCCGAATTCGTGCGTTCCGAAATTGCGGCGGGCAGGGCGATCATCCCGGCCAACATCAACCACCCGGAACTCGAACCGGTGATCATCGGTCGCAATTTCCTCGTGAAGATCAATGCCAATATCGGCAATTCGGCGGTCACGTCCTCGGCGGCGGAAGAAGTTGAGAAATTGGTCTGGTCCATCCGCTGGGGTGCGGATACGGTGATGGACCTCTCGACGGGCCGGAACATCCACAACATCCGTGATTGGATCCTGCGTAATTCACCCGTGCCGATCGGCACCGTGCCGCTTTATCAGGCTTTGGAGAAAGTCGGCGGCGTGGCCGAAAAACTCACCTGGGGAATCTTCCGGGATACGCTGATCGAACAGGCCGAGCAGGGCGTGGATTACTTCACCATCCATGCGGGCGTCCGCCTTCAGCACGTGCCGCTGACCGCACATCGCACCACCGGCATCGTCTCGCGCGGCGGTTCCATCATGGCGGCCTGGTGCCTGCATCACCATCGCGAAAGCTTCCTCTACGAACATTTCGAGGAAATTTGCGACATCATGCGGACCTATGACATCTCGTTCTCCCTGGGGGACGGCCTGCGCCCCGGTTCGATCGCGGATGCCAACGACGCGGCTCAATTTGCCGAACTGGAAACACTGGGTGAGTTGACGAAGGTAGCCTGGGCCAAGGGCTGCCAGGTGATGATCGAAGGCCCCGGCCACGTGCCGATGCACAAGATCAAGATCAACATGACCAAGCAGCTGAGCGAATGCGGCGAAGCCCCATTCTATACGCTTGGTCCGCTCACCACCGATATCGCACCGGGTTACGATCATATCACCTCGGGCATCGGAGCTGCGATGATCGGCTGGTACGGTTGCGCCATGCTGTGTTACGTTACGCCGAAGGAGCATTTGGGCCTGCCGGACCGTTCGGACGTGAAGGTCGGCGTTATCACCTATAAGATCGCGGCACATGCAGCCGATCTGGCCAAGGGCCATCCTGCCGCCCAAATCCGGGATGATGCCATTTCACGCGCTCGCTTCGAATTCCGCTGGCAAGATCAGTTTAATCTGGCGCTCGATCCCGACACGGCACGCAGCTTCCATGACGAAACCCTGCCGAAGGAAGCGCATAAGACGGCGCATTTCTGCTCGATGTGTGGACCAAAATTCTGCTCGATGAAGATCAGCCACGACATCCGGCGTGATGCCGAGCGTCAAAGCGGTATGGAGCAGATGAAAGAAGCCTTCCGGGACGGCGGGAATAAACTCTACGTGCCGGAAGTGGAAATGCGGACAAAAGAGAAAATTTGA
- a CDS encoding SMR family transporter, translating to MHTYLFLGIAIVAEVIATSLLKASDGFTRLLPGALTILFYGIAFYCLSVTLKVLPTGIVYAIWSGIGIVLISVISWVLFKQSLDFPAIFGLSLIIAGVMVVNLFSKSVGH from the coding sequence CTGCACACTTATCTTTTTCTCGGAATCGCCATCGTTGCGGAAGTGATTGCAACCTCTCTGCTTAAAGCGTCGGATGGTTTTACGCGTTTGCTGCCGGGCGCATTGACGATTTTATTTTATGGCATCGCTTTTTATTGCTTATCTGTCACTTTGAAGGTGCTGCCTACCGGTATCGTTTATGCCATTTGGTCTGGCATAGGGATCGTCCTGATCTCAGTTATAAGCTGGGTTCTCTTTAAGCAGAGCTTAGATTTTCCTGCTATTTTCGGGCTGTCCTTGATCATCGCGGGTGTGATGGTCGTCAACCTCTTTTCCAAATCGGTCGGACATTGA
- a CDS encoding phosphoribosyl-ATP pyrophosphatase produces the protein MTTTSDAPHAFDKLAQRYRSDRTAKVAPPAAAQEKSSRRRARPPAFTPTPKITALSERLGLEAMRCTAAFTTEQYQELIHESASILETLARIWGARNIPSSDVLLELDHRMQLGELLLRLNSDGPRSEHAPHKMWRPNSTKLP, from the coding sequence ATGACGACAACTTCCGATGCGCCGCATGCCTTCGATAAGCTTGCACAACGTTACCGTTCCGATCGGACCGCTAAGGTGGCTCCGCCCGCGGCGGCGCAAGAAAAATCGTCGCGCCGTCGCGCACGACCTCCTGCTTTTACACCCACGCCGAAAATAACGGCGCTGTCCGAAAGATTGGGCCTCGAAGCCATGCGTTGCACCGCCGCTTTCACGACGGAGCAATATCAGGAACTCATTCACGAGAGCGCATCTATACTGGAAACGCTGGCGCGCATCTGGGGCGCACGCAATATTCCATCGTCTGATGTGCTACTGGAGCTTGACCACCGCATGCAGTTGGGGGAGTTACTGCTTCGGCTGAACTCCGACGGCCCACGTTCGGAGCATGCGCCTCACAAAATGTGGCGTCCCAACTCGACCAAACTGCCTTAA
- a CDS encoding CvpA family protein: MQTADFIALTVIALSGLWGFFRGFSTEFFSLCAWAGALVLTFRLYPLAVPYIEPHVVEHIVAIGIAFASTFVLLLLVFNAVGNHIGRLIRSSLLDGADRLLGVVFGLARGYVLLVVGFLVLRSFFGSWADLLTHGSVIAPYIAAGTHYLEGIMPEGMHLRLASPPTTGHDAVI, encoded by the coding sequence ATGCAAACCGCCGATTTTATCGCTTTGACGGTCATAGCCCTCTCAGGGCTATGGGGTTTCTTTCGTGGATTTTCGACCGAATTTTTCAGCTTGTGCGCCTGGGCAGGTGCATTGGTTCTGACTTTCAGGCTTTATCCTCTCGCGGTTCCTTACATTGAACCGCATGTGGTCGAACATATCGTCGCCATCGGTATCGCTTTTGCTTCCACTTTCGTATTGCTGCTTCTTGTCTTCAACGCGGTGGGCAACCATATCGGGCGCTTGATCCGCAGCTCTTTGCTAGATGGCGCAGACCGTCTTTTGGGCGTCGTATTCGGGTTAGCGCGCGGCTATGTTCTGCTTGTGGTCGGTTTTTTGGTGCTGCGTAGTTTTTTCGGCAGTTGGGCCGATCTTCTCACCCATGGCAGCGTCATCGCCCCTTATATTGCCGCCGGAACGCACTATCTCGAAGGCATAATGCCCGAAGGGATGCATCTTCGGCTTGCGTCGCCGCCCACAACAGGCCATGACGCCGTCATCTGA
- the purF gene encoding amidophosphoribosyltransferase, which translates to MNGSVDEVLNRPYEECGVVGIWGAADAAAMTALGLHALQHRGQEAAGIVSHDDERFYQHKGLGLVGDVFSDARVIGALKGHSAIGHNRYATTGATLLRNVQPLYADFEFGGLAVAHNGNLTNAATLRQALVKRGCLFQSTTDTEVFVHLIAISLYATVLDRLIDAAKQVKGAYSVVALTPTDLIGLRDPLGVRPLILGRFSEGGWMLASETCALDIVGAEYVRDIEPGELVVINGDGVRSLKPFADPHPRFCVFEYIYFARPDSILEGHSVYEARKQIGVELARESGVEADVVVPVPDSGVPSAMGFAVASGIPFEMGIIRNHYVGRTFIEPTDQIRNLGVRMKHSANRPALEGKRVVLVDDSIVRGTTSRKIVDMVRAAGATEVHMRISSPPTKHPCFYGIDTPEESQLLAATHTLEQMAEAIGVDSLAFISFDGLYRALGHRGREEANGRYCDACFTGDYPIELVDKEGKLVA; encoded by the coding sequence ATGAATGGTTCCGTCGATGAAGTTCTCAATCGCCCTTATGAGGAATGCGGGGTGGTCGGTATCTGGGGCGCGGCCGATGCCGCAGCGATGACCGCGCTCGGTCTGCATGCGCTTCAGCATCGCGGTCAGGAAGCCGCTGGTATCGTCAGCCATGATGACGAACGCTTCTATCAGCATAAGGGTCTTGGCCTCGTCGGCGATGTGTTCAGCGATGCACGCGTTATCGGTGCGCTGAAAGGCCATAGTGCGATCGGCCATAATCGTTACGCCACCACCGGTGCGACCCTTCTGCGCAACGTGCAGCCGCTTTATGCCGATTTCGAATTCGGCGGTCTGGCGGTGGCGCATAACGGCAATCTGACTAATGCCGCGACGCTGCGGCAGGCTCTGGTCAAGCGTGGCTGCCTGTTCCAATCCACGACCGATACCGAAGTTTTCGTCCACCTTATTGCGATCTCGCTTTATGCCACCGTGCTAGATCGACTGATCGATGCCGCCAAGCAGGTCAAAGGTGCTTATTCCGTCGTTGCGCTCACCCCGACGGATTTGATTGGCTTGCGCGATCCGCTCGGTGTGCGTCCGCTCATTCTGGGCCGCTTTTCCGAAGGTGGTTGGATGCTTGCGAGCGAAACTTGCGCACTCGATATCGTTGGCGCGGAGTATGTGCGCGATATCGAACCGGGCGAATTGGTGGTCATCAACGGCGATGGCGTGCGCTCTTTAAAGCCCTTCGCCGATCCCCATCCGCGCTTTTGCGTGTTCGAATACATCTATTTCGCGCGGCCTGACTCCATTCTCGAAGGCCATTCCGTTTACGAAGCACGCAAACAGATTGGCGTCGAACTCGCGCGCGAAAGCGGGGTCGAGGCGGATGTCGTGGTGCCGGTTCCGGATTCCGGCGTGCCGTCGGCCATGGGTTTCGCCGTTGCAAGCGGTATTCCGTTCGAGATGGGTATTATCCGTAACCATTATGTCGGGCGTACCTTTATCGAGCCGACCGACCAAATCCGGAATCTCGGTGTGCGCATGAAGCACTCCGCCAACCGTCCGGCGCTCGAAGGCAAACGCGTGGTGTTGGTGGACGATTCCATCGTGCGCGGCACCACTTCACGCAAAATCGTGGACATGGTGCGTGCGGCAGGGGCTACGGAAGTACATATGCGCATCAGCAGCCCACCGACTAAGCATCCTTGCTTCTACGGCATCGACACGCCGGAAGAGAGCCAGTTGCTGGCCGCGACTCACACATTGGAGCAGATGGCCGAGGCGATCGGAGTTGATAGCTTGGCCTTCATCTCGTTCGACGGCCTCTACCGCGCGCTCGGCCATCGCGGACGCGAGGAAGCGAATGGACGTTATTGCGACGCCTGCTTCACGGGCGATTATCCGATCGAATTGGTGGACAAGGAAGGCAAGCTCGTCGCCTGA
- a CDS encoding TetR/AcrR family transcriptional regulator, with protein MSDVSHPVQPALSDAPRRTCGRPPVLGECERRERILDAADIALQTYGYQNTSMDRIAQCSCMSKKTLYQMFDSKQVLFETLLKERLLVTELHGLTLLGDTVEEQLIYGVSCFADTLLEEKRVNLMRVIITEVSRQPEIGAFVRELFASSSKPHPLRKWLKDFSDQGKIRLDNLDDDTDILFGMTVGTIFLCELTHCRPSKTPTEKKAFISSAVRIFLRGLNTL; from the coding sequence ATGTCCGATGTAAGCCACCCAGTCCAGCCTGCCCTCTCCGATGCACCAAGGCGTACTTGCGGCAGACCGCCCGTTCTTGGCGAGTGTGAACGTCGCGAGCGTATTTTGGACGCCGCCGACATCGCGCTTCAGACCTACGGTTATCAAAACACGTCTATGGACCGCATCGCCCAATGTTCGTGCATGTCCAAAAAGACGCTCTATCAGATGTTCGATTCCAAGCAGGTTCTCTTTGAGACGCTCTTGAAGGAGCGCCTGCTTGTCACTGAACTGCACGGTTTGACGTTGCTCGGCGATACGGTGGAAGAGCAGCTTATTTATGGCGTCAGTTGCTTTGCCGATACATTGCTTGAGGAAAAACGCGTCAACCTGATGCGGGTAATCATTACCGAAGTCTCGCGACAGCCGGAGATCGGCGCTTTCGTGCGCGAGCTTTTCGCAAGCTCCTCGAAACCTCATCCTTTGCGCAAATGGCTGAAGGATTTTTCCGATCAGGGAAAGATCAGGCTCGATAATCTCGACGATGACACGGATATTTTGTTCGGCATGACCGTCGGGACGATTTTTCTATGCGAATTGACGCATTGCCGTCCGTCCAAAACGCCGACAGAGAAAAAGGCGTTCATATCCTCTGCCGTAAGAATTTTTTTGCGCGGCTTGAATACACTTTAA